One window of Microcoleus vaginatus PCC 9802 genomic DNA carries:
- a CDS encoding PAS domain S-box protein: MELANLSANLRSPDEAVDRHPATVGSSTSLAEAIALMRRTSNPCPLPNSPAFSDSNETVKASISCVLVVDENQLVGLLSPEDVLNLAAAKYGWQGMKVADAMTRNLIVLKESEFTDLITAFKLFCQYSIDCLPIVDERGQPVGIVSEKRIRPAMYSWIEARHQEMAKLQEQWQLLEGNCEREKVSDRQNAESAMQQSEARYLAIVEDQTELICRYLPDGKITFVNQAYCRYFGVQPLDLLGKCFLSLLPEADREIFQQQYTSVSPDNPIFTCEHRVILPSGEIRWQQWIDRAIFDESGQIVEYQAAGRDVTDRKQAEIALQQLNAELELRVQQRTQWYEMAVSAGKVGVWDWNLETGEIYIAPSLKALLGYQDAEIPNRMENWVSHVHPDDRVAVEEAVKAYLEGVTDIYEVEHRMLRKDGSTCWILARGSAIRSACGKALHLTGTDTDITERKLTEEKLQNSEAELLALFNAMTDIVLVFDASGRYLKIAPTAPELLYKPAPEVVGKTLAEVFPEAEANFALAHIRQTLASGQTHRVEYRMEIGCKLFWFDASISPLEFDRVMWVARDITARKHAEAALQKSEEKFRNLFDDAPIALGLASVRDYRTIKVNEAHRQMLGYSDSELATMTFTELTHPEDLQGDVEQVKQLVEGHISRFQREKRLIKKNGELMWANLTVTLIRDREGIPLYSMGAIEDISYRKRAEMEFQQLKERLQFLLGSNPAVIFTAAPIGDFCTTYISDNVQTILGYDPQELLADCKFWSSRIHPEDRPQFLVNFLDLSAEKNCISEYRFLHQDGIYRWLRTELKLLVDSRGIPIEIIGYAADISNSKYAELARGQQFEQERLVEAIARRVRQSLQLEEILNTTVAELQQVLLADRVLVYQLLPKRGGRVIAEAVAEGCSQLVDRYFGEEVFPPQSYQLYLQGRISAISELDDPCITPCVMEFMKQIQVRAKLVVPIIQHSQVWGLLIAHQCDRPRDWQEWEINLFQQLVNQLAIAIQQSLLYQQLQAELSDRKQAEANLKNSLKEKEILLKEIHHRVKNNLCVVASLLELQSNTVADPQVSKMFEESQNRLYSMALIHEKLYRSTNLAQINFGEYLEDLVSNLFHSYNISNNRIQLQVLAEPISLNLETATPCGLIANELVSNTLKHAFPDGTTGTVSVECYQTGDQEINLLVKDNGIGFPQNLDFRKTHSMGFQVVCTLTEQLEGTIEISRKLGTSFHLKFNELNYFQRL, from the coding sequence ATGGAACTTGCTAATTTGTCGGCAAATTTACGATCGCCCGACGAAGCTGTCGATCGCCACCCTGCCACGGTTGGGTCCTCGACTTCACTCGCAGAGGCGATCGCCCTGATGCGGCGGACGAGCAACCCTTGCCCACTGCCTAATTCACCTGCATTTTCCGACTCAAACGAAACTGTAAAAGCATCTATTAGTTGCGTCTTAGTTGTCGATGAAAATCAGCTAGTCGGACTGCTAAGCCCGGAAGATGTGCTGAACTTAGCCGCGGCCAAATACGGATGGCAAGGCATGAAAGTTGCCGACGCAATGACGCGGAATTTAATTGTCTTAAAAGAATCAGAATTTACAGATCTTATTACCGCATTTAAGCTATTTTGTCAATACTCGATCGATTGCTTGCCAATTGTAGATGAACGGGGTCAGCCAGTAGGTATAGTCAGCGAAAAAAGGATTCGCCCAGCAATGTATAGCTGGATCGAGGCACGGCATCAAGAAATGGCAAAGCTCCAGGAACAATGGCAACTGTTAGAGGGCAATTGTGAACGAGAAAAAGTCAGCGATCGCCAAAATGCCGAAAGTGCCATGCAGCAGAGCGAGGCGCGCTACCTGGCGATTGTGGAAGACCAAACCGAACTGATTTGCCGCTACCTCCCAGACGGTAAAATAACTTTTGTCAATCAAGCTTACTGCCGTTATTTCGGCGTGCAGCCGTTGGACTTGCTCGGCAAATGCTTCCTGTCCCTGCTGCCAGAAGCAGACCGAGAAATTTTTCAACAGCAATATACTTCTGTGTCTCCCGACAACCCTATTTTTACCTGCGAACACCGAGTAATTTTGCCCAGCGGGGAAATTCGCTGGCAGCAGTGGATCGATCGGGCGATATTCGACGAGAGCGGACAAATCGTCGAGTATCAAGCTGCAGGCCGCGATGTCACGGATCGCAAACAAGCAGAAATCGCTTTGCAGCAGCTCAATGCAGAGTTAGAACTGCGAGTGCAGCAGCGGACACAATGGTACGAAATGGCAGTATCGGCCGGCAAAGTGGGGGTTTGGGACTGGAATTTGGAAACCGGCGAAATCTACATTGCTCCGTCTTTGAAAGCTTTGTTGGGCTATCAGGACGCAGAGATTCCCAACCGCATGGAAAATTGGGTGTCTCACGTTCATCCCGACGATCGAGTTGCTGTCGAGGAAGCAGTAAAGGCTTATCTAGAGGGTGTGACAGACATTTATGAAGTAGAACACCGGATGCTGCGTAAAGACGGCAGCACCTGCTGGATACTTGCCCGCGGCAGCGCGATCCGATCGGCTTGTGGCAAAGCATTACACCTGACTGGCACTGACACCGACATTACCGAGCGCAAATTGACCGAAGAAAAGCTCCAAAACTCCGAAGCAGAACTGCTGGCGCTGTTTAATGCCATGACGGATATCGTGCTGGTTTTCGACGCAAGCGGCCGCTACCTCAAAATCGCCCCCACGGCTCCCGAACTGCTGTACAAACCGGCTCCTGAAGTGGTGGGCAAAACCCTCGCCGAAGTCTTCCCAGAAGCGGAAGCTAATTTTGCCCTAGCCCACATTCGCCAAACATTGGCATCGGGGCAAACCCACAGAGTTGAATACAGGATGGAAATTGGCTGCAAGTTATTTTGGTTTGATGCCAGTATTTCGCCGCTGGAGTTCGATCGAGTGATGTGGGTCGCCCGAGACATTACCGCTCGCAAACACGCAGAAGCTGCACTGCAAAAGAGCGAGGAAAAGTTTCGCAACTTATTTGACGATGCTCCGATCGCGCTTGGTTTGGCAAGCGTGCGCGACTACCGCACGATCAAAGTGAATGAAGCTCACCGCCAGATGTTGGGCTACAGCGATTCGGAGTTGGCTACCATGACTTTTACTGAACTCACGCATCCAGAAGATTTACAAGGAGATGTGGAGCAAGTCAAGCAGTTGGTGGAGGGCCATATTTCTCGCTTCCAAAGGGAAAAACGCTTGATTAAGAAGAATGGCGAGCTGATGTGGGCCAACTTGACGGTAACGCTGATCCGCGATCGCGAGGGCATTCCTCTCTACAGCATGGGGGCGATCGAAGATATCAGTTATCGTAAGCGGGCAGAAATGGAATTTCAGCAGTTAAAAGAACGCCTGCAATTTTTACTGGGTTCTAATCCGGCGGTAATTTTTACAGCCGCACCGATAGGGGACTTTTGTACTACTTACATCAGCGACAACGTTCAGACAATCCTTGGCTACGACCCCCAAGAATTGTTAGCAGATTGTAAATTTTGGTCTAGCAGGATTCACCCTGAAGATCGGCCACAATTTCTAGTAAATTTTTTGGATTTGTCCGCAGAAAAAAATTGCATTTCCGAGTATCGTTTTCTACACCAAGACGGAATTTACCGCTGGCTAAGGACGGAACTAAAACTATTGGTTGACAGCAGGGGCATTCCGATCGAAATTATTGGTTACGCCGCTGATATCAGCAATTCTAAATACGCCGAACTCGCTAGGGGGCAGCAGTTCGAGCAAGAACGGCTTGTGGAGGCGATCGCCCGTCGTGTCCGCCAGTCTTTGCAATTAGAGGAAATTCTCAACACCACGGTTGCGGAACTCCAGCAAGTATTATTAGCCGATCGAGTTTTGGTTTATCAACTTTTACCCAAAAGGGGCGGGCGAGTCATTGCTGAAGCCGTGGCAGAAGGATGCAGCCAACTCGTGGATAGATATTTTGGCGAAGAGGTTTTTCCGCCCCAAAGTTATCAGCTTTATTTGCAAGGGCGAATTTCTGCGATCTCCGAACTAGATGACCCCTGCATTACACCTTGTGTGATGGAGTTTATGAAACAAATTCAAGTTAGGGCAAAGTTAGTAGTGCCGATTATTCAGCACAGCCAGGTTTGGGGATTGCTGATTGCCCACCAATGCGATCGGCCTCGTGATTGGCAAGAATGGGAAATCAATTTATTTCAGCAGTTGGTGAATCAATTGGCGATCGCGATTCAGCAATCTCTACTTTACCAGCAACTGCAAGCTGAACTGAGCGATCGCAAACAAGCGGAAGCAAATTTGAAAAACTCCCTCAAAGAAAAAGAAATTTTGCTCAAAGAAATTCACCACCGCGTTAAAAACAACCTCTGCGTAGTTGCCAGTCTGTTAGAATTGCAATCGAACACAGTTGCCGACCCGCAAGTAAGCAAAATGTTTGAAGAAAGTCAGAATCGCCTTTATTCTATGGCTCTGATTCACGAAAAACTATACCGCTCGACTAACCTAGCGCAAATTAATTTTGGCGAATATCTCGAAGATTTGGTAAGTAACTTGTTTCACTCTTACAATATTAGCAACAACCGAATTCAGTTGCAGGTATTAGCTGAGCCAATTTCCCTAAATCTTGAAACCGCTACTCCCTGCGGTTTAATTGCCAATGAATTGGTTTCAAATACCTTGAAACACGCTTTTCCTGATGGCACAACTGGTACAGTTAGTGTAGAATGCTATCAAACGGGCGATCAAGAAATCAACCTCTTAGTTAAGGACAACGGTATTGGCTTTCCTCAAAACTTAGATTTTCGGAAAACTCACTCGATGGGGTTTCAAGTTGTCTGCACTTTAACCGAGCAGTTAGAGGGAACTATCGAAATATCCAGAAAATTGGGTACATCTTTTCACTTAAAATTTAACGAGTTAAACTATTTTCAAAGATTGTAA
- a CDS encoding GTP-binding protein, translating to MIGDFGVGKTSLIRRFVDQKFSDEYLSTVGVKISRKILELEGVKQPEIVTKAQLLIWDLEGHTKFKGIAPTYLQGASGVLIVADVTRSETVERISEHIQLFSSVNPKGSIIVALNKVDLIEEEKLALLVEISHAICQDKVIAVYTTSAKTGKDVDEIFYKLAYTMIEPV from the coding sequence ATGATTGGCGATTTTGGCGTGGGCAAAACCAGCCTGATCCGCCGTTTTGTCGATCAGAAATTCAGCGACGAGTACCTGTCCACTGTGGGAGTAAAAATTTCCCGCAAAATCTTAGAATTAGAAGGCGTAAAACAGCCGGAAATAGTCACAAAAGCACAGTTGCTAATTTGGGACTTAGAAGGACATACAAAATTCAAAGGAATAGCACCGACTTACTTGCAGGGAGCTAGCGGCGTTTTAATCGTTGCCGATGTCACCCGCTCCGAAACAGTTGAGCGAATCTCCGAACACATTCAGCTTTTTTCTTCAGTCAATCCTAAAGGTTCAATAATCGTCGCTTTGAACAAAGTAGACTTGATTGAGGAGGAAAAATTGGCGCTGCTAGTGGAAATATCCCATGCGATATGTCAAGACAAAGTAATAGCAGTTTACACGACATCTGCTAAAACAGGCAAAGATGTTGACGAAATTTTCTATAAACTAGCTTACACAATGATAGAACCAGTATGA
- a CDS encoding FAD-binding oxidoreductase — MKSYDWIVVGGGITGAALSYELAKKGFAVLLLERDATLQNATRFSYGGLAYWSGTTDLTRQLCREGIERHRNLSAELDADTEFRELDLLLTIDAGTDAEKAAANYAHFAIVPQLLSVAEAGELEPLLNKSAIAGALTVRHGHISPTATNKAYCQGFLRLGGTIEFAEVIGFIEEGNRISGVKTAQGIYRCENAVVCAGGWSRSLLKAAGVSVGVYFTRTEILETAPVDLKLRTLVMPAVLKRFELEAESSRSEVDFLWDEPGKELQPPILDSGAIGFKDGSLRIGQLSRTLSDLNATVDRETSETAIRAGISKVLPDLAGLPATWHECIVAFSADNLPVVGPIADRPGLHVFSGLSNPLVIVPALAERFAKAAGGEEDRAIELLSPHRFIAEGSSATDSVTDVTDVTDVRKKEEGRRKKEEGRRKKEEGRRIDD, encoded by the coding sequence ATGAAAAGTTACGATTGGATTGTTGTCGGCGGTGGCATTACGGGTGCTGCACTGAGTTACGAACTGGCAAAAAAAGGTTTTGCTGTGCTGCTTTTGGAACGAGATGCTACCCTGCAAAATGCGACTCGTTTTAGTTACGGTGGCTTGGCTTATTGGTCGGGAACGACTGATTTAACTCGCCAATTGTGTCGGGAAGGTATCGAACGCCACCGCAATTTATCGGCGGAATTAGATGCTGATACTGAGTTTCGCGAGTTGGATTTGTTGCTGACAATTGATGCGGGTACTGATGCGGAAAAAGCGGCGGCTAATTACGCGCATTTTGCGATTGTTCCGCAGCTTTTGAGCGTTGCAGAAGCTGGGGAGCTGGAACCTTTGCTGAATAAAAGTGCGATCGCCGGAGCTCTGACTGTGCGTCACGGCCACATTTCGCCGACAGCCACAAATAAAGCTTATTGTCAAGGGTTTCTGCGGTTGGGAGGAACGATAGAATTTGCTGAAGTAATTGGGTTTATAGAAGAGGGAAATCGGATTTCGGGAGTCAAGACGGCGCAAGGAATTTATCGTTGTGAAAATGCTGTGGTTTGTGCTGGAGGTTGGAGTCGGAGTTTGCTGAAGGCGGCTGGTGTTTCTGTGGGAGTTTATTTTACGCGCACGGAGATTTTGGAAACTGCACCTGTGGATTTGAAACTCCGGACTTTGGTGATGCCTGCGGTATTAAAACGTTTTGAATTGGAAGCTGAATCGAGTAGAAGTGAGGTGGATTTTCTTTGGGATGAACCGGGTAAAGAGTTACAGCCGCCGATTTTAGATTCGGGTGCAATTGGGTTTAAGGATGGGAGTTTGCGGATTGGGCAATTGTCGCGCACTTTGAGCGATTTGAATGCTACAGTCGATCGCGAAACGAGCGAAACGGCAATTCGTGCAGGAATCAGCAAAGTTTTGCCTGATTTGGCAGGTTTACCGGCAACTTGGCACGAGTGTATTGTGGCATTTAGCGCTGATAATTTGCCTGTAGTGGGGCCGATTGCCGATCGCCCTGGATTGCACGTTTTTTCTGGTCTCAGCAATCCTTTGGTGATTGTACCTGCTTTGGCTGAGCGATTTGCGAAGGCGGCGGGGGGAGAAGAAGATAGGGCGATCGAGCTTTTGTCTCCCCATAGATTTATCGCAGAAGGAAGTTCGGCAACGGATTCTGTAACGGATGTAACGGATGTAACGGATGTCAGGAAGAAGGAAGAAGGAAGAAGGAAGAAGGAAGAAGGAAGAAGGAAGAAGGAAGAAGGAAGAAGGATAGATGACTAA
- a CDS encoding PAS domain-containing sensor histidine kinase, producing MNPILKKLLNPQQIEYFVVNHHFIIQETSAKVQHYADTPGDAIPGADARMSFPELIGIENILMSIIMGRLPGFEVKGIARFADQNRPLYFDMLAIKYEDEQEDVPSTLLILIEDTTEKMVMKQSLIQSANEANLLVSALAASKDYIDKVIRSMGDALLVTTTLGTIKTINQSAQWLFGYSEAELIGRPLSLILLEETLICQGRHRYILSQKELRRELQIVCTNKAGEEIWVEFSCSPIQTELEGLYDFIYIGRDITERKQQEIEIRGSLAKEQELRQVKSRFFSMIAHEFGNPLSTVLFATKILQDYGDEITHAEKQKYLQHVKSASQQMAQLLDDVRLLSSAEAGKLEFYPAPVDLKKFCSELVESIKISYGKNHTINFICQELVTPATKNDNESQETQNLPALDPKLLRHILTNLLSNAVKYSPIDSNIYFELNCQNNEEATFKIKDAGIGIPLEDQEQLFESYYRAKNVGKIPGTGLGLSIVKQCVDLHGGQIEFSSETGLGTTFIVKIPFYQHR from the coding sequence ATGAACCCCATTCTAAAAAAGTTATTGAACCCGCAACAAATAGAGTATTTTGTAGTAAATCACCATTTCATCATTCAGGAAACCTCCGCCAAAGTGCAGCATTATGCCGATACTCCGGGCGACGCGATACCCGGTGCAGATGCTCGCATGAGTTTTCCCGAACTGATTGGCATTGAAAATATCCTCATGTCTATCATTATGGGACGGCTGCCGGGTTTTGAAGTCAAAGGTATCGCTCGGTTTGCCGACCAAAACCGCCCTTTATACTTTGATATGTTGGCTATCAAATATGAAGACGAACAAGAAGATGTGCCAAGTACATTGCTAATTTTGATTGAAGATACCACCGAAAAGATGGTGATGAAGCAATCGTTGATTCAGAGCGCTAATGAAGCTAATCTTTTGGTTAGTGCCTTAGCCGCTTCTAAAGATTATATAGATAAAGTTATTCGTTCGATGGGCGATGCTTTGTTGGTGACAACAACATTAGGAACTATCAAAACAATCAATCAATCGGCCCAATGGTTATTTGGGTATAGCGAAGCAGAATTGATCGGTCGCCCCCTGTCTTTAATCTTACTCGAAGAAACATTAATTTGCCAAGGTCGCCACCGCTATATTTTGTCTCAGAAAGAGCTGCGTAGAGAACTACAAATAGTCTGCACTAATAAAGCAGGAGAAGAAATTTGGGTAGAATTTTCCTGTTCGCCAATTCAGACCGAATTAGAGGGACTTTACGATTTCATTTATATAGGCAGGGACATCACAGAACGCAAACAACAAGAAATAGAAATTCGCGGCTCTTTGGCAAAAGAGCAAGAACTCAGACAGGTAAAATCTCGTTTTTTCTCAATGATTGCTCACGAATTCGGCAATCCTCTAAGTACAGTATTATTTGCTACTAAAATCCTCCAAGACTACGGCGACGAAATCACCCACGCCGAAAAACAAAAATACCTGCAACACGTTAAATCAGCATCTCAACAGATGGCTCAGCTATTAGATGACGTGCGGTTGCTTAGCAGCGCCGAAGCCGGAAAACTCGAATTCTATCCCGCACCAGTTGACTTAAAAAAATTTTGCAGCGAGTTAGTAGAATCAATTAAAATTAGTTATGGAAAAAATCATACAATTAACTTTATTTGTCAAGAATTAGTCACGCCCGCGACCAAAAATGATAACGAGTCGCAGGAAACGCAAAACTTGCCCGCACTAGATCCAAAATTGCTGCGGCACATCTTAACAAATTTGCTGTCAAATGCTGTTAAATATTCGCCGATCGACAGCAATATTTATTTTGAATTAAATTGCCAGAATAATGAAGAAGCTACATTTAAAATTAAAGACGCAGGCATTGGCATTCCTCTAGAAGACCAAGAACAACTGTTTGAATCTTATTACCGAGCCAAAAATGTCGGAAAAATACCCGGTACAGGACTGGGTTTATCCATAGTCAAGCAGTGTGTAGACTTGCACGGAGGTCAAATCGAATTTTCCAGCGAGACAGGGTTAGGCACTACCTTTATAGTCAAAATTCCATTTTACCAACACAGATAA
- a CDS encoding PAS domain S-box protein, which translates to MKTLLKKLLVPPHLEYLALDKDFLIQETSIKVQRFGECPEEVVAGNDVRIPFPELVGTEEILIDIFEKRLPNFEVKAITRLLENGSRLYFDMYIVDFANDENYPRLIIFFQDVTDRMALEQTLVQATNEMDILLSTLATTNNYVEKIITSMAEVLLVTTASGKIKKVNQAAQDLFGYSESELVGQQIDALAAFGSSLQAVSQEEPQQSQTHTEVICTAKSGKKLTVSFSCTAISTDIKGVSGSWPAVQDFVYIGRDVTDRQRARKRQITQYVTTRILSASETIKKAIAAILPVICDSLGWDTAELWMPEAGEKLLSETKRITAVSDPNLLRCVASWTKRSVSIPKFAEFTEQMTCAFGEGLPGFVWASGSSQWIADVTKSDSCIRREIAAEEGLHGAFGFPILGDYDPENSAKSVLGVIIFFSREVQCFDEELLPIIATIGSQLGQFIKRKQAEIALRESEEQLRDLFENATDLIQSIGADGHFLYVNRAWRETLGYTEAEIAQMTVFDIIHPNSSPESLDILYQALTQKSVNENTSYPASIEIIFITKTHEKILLEGSISCKFAAGSLVAIRAILRDITARKMTEDALAKSVSLLLATFDSTADGILAIDRSGKIVTFNRQFVEMWGIPNEVMALRDDATTIAFVLNQLKDPQAFQERIQSLYEQPEAESYDLLEFQDGRFFERYSQPQRLGDTIIGRVWSYHDITERKQAEDALWEEQEKSEKLLLNILPKAIAERLKQNETTIAEYFPEVTVLFADIVGFTALSAVMNPIELVDLLNKIFSGFDLLCERHGLEKIKTIGDAYMAVGGLPEPRADHADAIAKIALDMQAEIAQFNANNNKYFSIRIGIHSGPVVAGVIGIKKFIYDLWGDTVNIASRMESQGLPWRIQVSETTYKLLDNKYLFQERGMIEVKGKGGMKTYILLGRKSGSSSVISHLADD; encoded by the coding sequence ATGAAAACCCTGTTAAAAAAGCTGTTAGTTCCCCCCCACTTGGAGTACCTAGCACTGGATAAAGACTTTTTAATCCAAGAAACCTCTATCAAAGTGCAGCGGTTTGGCGAGTGTCCCGAGGAAGTAGTCGCCGGCAACGATGTCCGCATTCCCTTTCCAGAATTGGTGGGAACTGAAGAAATTTTAATCGATATTTTTGAAAAACGTTTGCCAAATTTTGAAGTAAAAGCGATCACGCGGCTATTAGAAAATGGTTCGCGGCTTTATTTTGATATGTATATTGTCGATTTTGCCAATGACGAGAATTATCCGAGATTAATTATATTTTTTCAAGATGTAACTGATAGGATGGCTTTAGAACAAACTCTAGTCCAAGCTACCAATGAAATGGATATTTTATTGAGTACCTTAGCCACTACTAATAATTATGTTGAAAAAATTATTACTTCAATGGCCGAAGTTTTGTTGGTAACAACAGCCTCGGGAAAGATTAAAAAAGTCAATCAAGCGGCTCAAGATTTGTTCGGTTACAGCGAATCAGAATTAGTAGGTCAGCAAATAGACGCTCTTGCTGCTTTTGGCTCCTCTTTGCAAGCAGTCAGCCAAGAGGAGCCTCAACAATCTCAAACTCACACCGAAGTAATTTGCACGGCAAAAAGCGGAAAAAAGCTCACAGTTTCGTTTTCGTGTACGGCGATTTCGACTGATATTAAAGGCGTTTCTGGCTCTTGGCCCGCCGTTCAAGATTTCGTGTACATCGGGCGCGATGTCACAGATAGACAGCGCGCCCGCAAGCGACAAATAACTCAGTACGTCACCACTCGCATCCTGTCGGCATCCGAAACAATCAAAAAAGCTATAGCAGCAATTCTGCCCGTAATTTGTGACAGCTTGGGATGGGATACTGCCGAACTTTGGATGCCAGAAGCTGGGGAAAAACTGCTGTCAGAAACTAAGAGAATAACTGCGGTTTCCGACCCCAATTTGCTTCGGTGCGTCGCCAGTTGGACAAAACGCTCAGTTTCTATCCCCAAATTTGCCGAATTTACGGAACAAATGACTTGTGCGTTTGGCGAAGGACTACCTGGTTTCGTTTGGGCCAGCGGTTCCTCTCAGTGGATTGCCGATGTCACCAAAAGCGACAGTTGTATACGCCGCGAAATCGCTGCTGAAGAAGGACTGCACGGAGCTTTTGGTTTTCCAATTTTGGGCGACTACGACCCTGAAAATTCTGCCAAGTCTGTGTTGGGCGTGATAATTTTTTTCAGCCGCGAAGTGCAGTGTTTTGATGAAGAATTGCTCCCGATAATCGCAACCATCGGCAGCCAACTCGGTCAATTCATCAAGCGCAAACAAGCGGAAATAGCTTTGCGGGAAAGCGAAGAACAACTGCGAGACTTATTTGAAAATGCTACTGACTTAATTCAAAGTATTGGAGCAGACGGTCATTTTTTGTATGTAAATCGGGCTTGGCGGGAAACTTTGGGCTACACCGAAGCAGAAATTGCTCAAATGACTGTTTTTGATATCATTCATCCGAACAGTTCCCCCGAGTCTCTGGATATATTGTATCAAGCTCTTACCCAAAAAAGCGTCAATGAAAATACCTCGTATCCCGCCTCTATTGAAATAATATTTATCACGAAGACTCATGAAAAAATTTTGCTCGAAGGCAGCATAAGCTGTAAATTTGCGGCAGGTTCGCTAGTAGCGATTCGCGCTATTTTGCGAGACATTACTGCTCGAAAAATGACCGAAGACGCCCTAGCTAAATCTGTGTCTCTGCTGCTAGCAACTTTTGATTCTACTGCAGACGGTATTTTAGCGATTGACAGGAGCGGAAAAATCGTCACTTTCAATCGACAATTTGTGGAAATGTGGGGCATACCTAATGAAGTGATGGCACTGCGAGACGACGCCACAACGATCGCCTTTGTCCTGAACCAACTCAAAGACCCCCAAGCATTTCAAGAGAGAATACAATCACTTTACGAGCAGCCAGAAGCCGAAAGTTACGACTTGTTGGAATTTCAAGACGGCAGATTTTTTGAACGCTATTCGCAACCGCAGCGGCTGGGAGATACAATTATCGGCAGAGTCTGGAGTTACCACGACATTACGGAACGCAAGCAAGCAGAAGATGCCCTGTGGGAAGAACAAGAAAAATCCGAAAAGCTGCTGTTAAATATCTTGCCCAAGGCAATAGCAGAACGCCTCAAGCAAAACGAAACTACTATTGCCGAATACTTTCCGGAAGTGACTGTTTTGTTCGCCGATATTGTGGGGTTTACTGCTTTGTCTGCCGTCATGAATCCGATCGAACTTGTGGATCTCCTAAATAAGATTTTCTCAGGATTCGACCTTTTGTGCGAACGGCACGGTTTAGAGAAAATCAAGACCATCGGCGACGCATACATGGCAGTAGGAGGACTGCCTGAACCCAGGGCAGACCACGCAGATGCGATCGCCAAAATTGCCCTAGATATGCAAGCAGAAATAGCCCAATTTAATGCTAACAATAATAAATATTTTAGCATCCGCATCGGCATTCACAGCGGCCCGGTTGTTGCCGGAGTAATTGGTATAAAGAAGTTTATTTATGATTTATGGGGCGACACGGTAAATATTGCTTCCCGCATGGAATCTCAGGGTTTGCCTTGGCGGATTCAAGTGAGCGAAACTACTTATAAATTGTTGGATAATAAATATTTGTTTCAGGAGCGAGGAATGATTGAAGTTAAAGGCAAAGGGGGAATGAAAACTTATATTCTCCTGGGTAGAAAATCAGGCAGCTCATCAGTCATCAGTCATCTGGCTGATGACTAA
- a CDS encoding hybrid sensor histidine kinase/response regulator, which produces MSCAEKLINILIVEDELLIAKNLSPKLEKLGYQIADIVSSGADAIQRARELRPDLILMDIVIKGDIDGIETAAIINQELDIPIIYTTAYADDETLQRAEKTGSYGYLLKPFKEREMHATIKIALSKHQEAVSLKKIMALAAEKNENRARFISMAYHDLNTPLTTIQLSAEMLEDSELQGTIGTTNTNVDRIKRAVSNMSGLLEDILMLSKAESGKISLNLNQINATDLCNSILEELQPIVTDKHLVHFRSHTNPLHANLDAKLLHHLLTNLLSNAIKYSPNGGKVSLDLSCENQQIILCVRDEGIGMTPEYQGKLFQQFERGANVGKIKGSGLGLCIVKHIVDLHGGTISVESAIDKGTTFIVALPFLVNSQ; this is translated from the coding sequence ATGAGTTGTGCAGAAAAATTAATTAATATTTTGATTGTCGAAGACGAACTCTTAATTGCTAAAAATCTATCCCCAAAATTAGAAAAATTAGGATATCAAATCGCCGATATCGTTTCTTCAGGAGCGGATGCAATCCAGCGCGCCCGCGAACTAAGACCCGATTTAATTTTAATGGATATAGTTATCAAAGGCGACATTGACGGCATAGAAACAGCAGCAATAATTAATCAAGAATTAGATATACCAATTATCTATACAACTGCCTATGCTGACGACGAAACTTTGCAGCGAGCCGAAAAGACTGGTTCTTACGGCTACCTGCTCAAACCTTTTAAAGAAAGAGAAATGCACGCTACTATCAAGATAGCACTGAGCAAACATCAAGAAGCAGTTAGTCTGAAAAAAATAATGGCGTTAGCAGCAGAAAAAAATGAAAATAGAGCCCGCTTTATTTCAATGGCTTACCACGATTTAAACACTCCTTTAACTACCATACAGTTATCTGCTGAAATGCTAGAAGATAGCGAATTGCAGGGAACCATCGGAACTACGAATACAAATGTTGATCGGATTAAAAGAGCCGTCAGTAATATGAGTGGGCTGCTGGAAGATATTTTAATGCTTAGCAAAGCAGAATCAGGTAAAATTTCCTTAAATTTAAATCAGATTAATGCGACGGATTTATGCAATTCTATTTTAGAAGAACTGCAACCTATCGTCACCGACAAACACCTAGTACATTTCCGCAGTCACACAAATCCGCTGCACGCCAATCTCGATGCCAAACTACTGCACCACCTTCTGACTAATTTGCTTTCAAACGCCATTAAATATTCTCCAAACGGTGGTAAGGTCAGTTTAGACTTAAGCTGCGAAAATCAACAAATAATTTTGTGCGTTCGAGATGAGGGAATTGGGATGACACCGGAATATCAAGGAAAACTATTTCAGCAGTTTGAACGGGGTGCTAATGTAGGCAAGATTAAAGGATCGGGTTTGGGACTCTGCATTGTCAAACACATAGTTGACCTGCACGGCGGTACAATAAGTGTGGAAAGTGCGATCGACAAAGGTACTACATTTATTGTCGCGCTGCCTTTTTTAGTTAATAGTCAGTAG